A single genomic interval of Alligator mississippiensis isolate rAllMis1 chromosome 15, rAllMis1, whole genome shotgun sequence harbors:
- the LOC132245508 gene encoding natural killer cell receptor 2B4-like isoform X2: MMRALGPLLLSLLLLLQAGGCQEVKVVVAVGETVQLQPKTWPSSWVAINWIMKFSSQTHWILRHDQNSTSANPLLTFADRVSFYPGNLSLQINSVTEKESGLYSMDLTLKNGSSVTKYFRLFVLDRVRQPKIKASTSQECGRCYLTLSCLVPKAAWVTYSWSRGISSHPAPEDHLLQEHQADLHLEITKSGNNTFYHCNVSNAISWGTATIDVEPLCNYTALHISQHCCEHSAPCMATAQLQRSRNVRQEACGHCAGSVCGVEDASQSCFCKLPLYQVLLPAACSHFRCLP, encoded by the exons ATGATGCGGGCTCTTggacccctcctgctctccctccttctgctcctccaAGCTGGAG GTTGTCAAGAAGTAAAAGTGGTGGTGGCTGTTGGGGAGACGGTTCAGCTGCAGCCAAAGACATGGCCGTCATCCTGGGTGGCAATCAACTGGATAATGAAATTCAGTTCACAGACCCACTGGATCCTCAGACATGATCAGAACAGCACCTCGGCCAATCCATTACTGACCTTTGCTGACAGAGTCTCTTTCTACCCTGGGAATCTCTCGCTGCAGATTAACTCGGTCACGGAGAAAGAAAGTGGCCTCTACTCCATGGACCTGACGCTGAAGAATGGCTCTAGTGTCACCAAATATTTTCGTCTGTTTGTGCTTG ACCGTGTCCGGCAGCCCAAGATCAAGGCATCTACTTCCCAGGAGTGTGGACGGTGCTACCTTACCCTGTCCTGCTTGGTGCCCAAAGCTGCCTGGGTCACCTACAGCTGGTCTCGAGGCATATCTTCACACCCAGCCCCAGAGGACCATTTGCTCCAAGAGCATCAAGCCGATCTGCACCTGGAGATCACTAAAAGCGGGAACAACACCTTCTATCACTGCAATGTCAGCAATGCCATCAGCTGGGGCACGGCCACCATCGATGTCGAACCGCTGTGCAACTACACAG CTTTACACATTTCTCAGCACTGCTGTGAGCACTCTGCACCCTGTATGGCCACTGCCCAACTGCAGAGAAGTAGGAACGTGAGGCAGGAAGCATGTGGCCACTGTGCTGGAAGTGTCTGCGGTGTGGAGGATGCCTCTCAGTCATGTTTCTGCAAGCTCCCACTGTACCAGG TCTTGCTCCCCGCTGCCTGCTCGCACTTCAGATGCCTGCCATGA
- the LOC132245508 gene encoding natural killer cell receptor 2B4-like isoform X1, which produces MMRALGPLLLSLLLLLQAGGCQEVKVVVAVGETVQLQPKTWPSSWVAINWIMKFSSQTHWILRHDQNSTSANPLLTFADRVSFYPGNLSLQINSVTEKESGLYSMDLTLKNGSSVTKYFRLFVLDRVRQPKIKASTSQECGRCYLTLSCLVPKAAWVTYSWSRGISSHPAPEDHLLQEHQADLHLEITKSGNNTFYHCNVSNAISWGTATIDVEPLCNYTALHISQHCCEHSAPCMATAQLQRSRNVRQEACGHCAGSVCGVEDASQSCFCKLPLYQVTSSWLNAPAGTWGPQDGALHGEISLVLPYSSL; this is translated from the exons ATGATGCGGGCTCTTggacccctcctgctctccctccttctgctcctccaAGCTGGAG GTTGTCAAGAAGTAAAAGTGGTGGTGGCTGTTGGGGAGACGGTTCAGCTGCAGCCAAAGACATGGCCGTCATCCTGGGTGGCAATCAACTGGATAATGAAATTCAGTTCACAGACCCACTGGATCCTCAGACATGATCAGAACAGCACCTCGGCCAATCCATTACTGACCTTTGCTGACAGAGTCTCTTTCTACCCTGGGAATCTCTCGCTGCAGATTAACTCGGTCACGGAGAAAGAAAGTGGCCTCTACTCCATGGACCTGACGCTGAAGAATGGCTCTAGTGTCACCAAATATTTTCGTCTGTTTGTGCTTG ACCGTGTCCGGCAGCCCAAGATCAAGGCATCTACTTCCCAGGAGTGTGGACGGTGCTACCTTACCCTGTCCTGCTTGGTGCCCAAAGCTGCCTGGGTCACCTACAGCTGGTCTCGAGGCATATCTTCACACCCAGCCCCAGAGGACCATTTGCTCCAAGAGCATCAAGCCGATCTGCACCTGGAGATCACTAAAAGCGGGAACAACACCTTCTATCACTGCAATGTCAGCAATGCCATCAGCTGGGGCACGGCCACCATCGATGTCGAACCGCTGTGCAACTACACAG CTTTACACATTTCTCAGCACTGCTGTGAGCACTCTGCACCCTGTATGGCCACTGCCCAACTGCAGAGAAGTAGGAACGTGAGGCAGGAAGCATGTGGCCACTGTGCTGGAAGTGTCTGCGGTGTGGAGGATGCCTCTCAGTCATGTTTCTGCAAGCTCCCACTGTACCAGG TAACATCCTCCTGGTTGAATGCACCTGCGGGCACTTGGGGTCCGCAGGATGGAGCCCTCCATGGGGAAATCAGCCTGGTTCTTCCTTACTCAAGTCTCTGA